DNA from Acidobacteriota bacterium:
GATGCAGGTCGCTCAGGCGGAAGTCTTGCACCGGTTCCAGGAGGACGACGCCGTGCGCGTCGTCGTACTGCGTGGAGCGGGCGACCGGGCCTTCGTCTCCGGTGCCGACATCTCGGAGTTCGAGAAACTGCGGACGACCGTCGAGGCGCGCGAGCGCTACGACCGGGCCGGCCGCGAGACCGGTATGGCCTTCGCCGCGCTGGAGAAGCCGCTGATCGCGATGATCCGCGGCTACTGCCTGGGCGGCGGCTTGGCCACGGCACTCAACGCCGATCTGCGCATCGCCTCCGAAGACTCCCTGTTCGGGATCCCGGCCGGCCGCCTTGGCGTGGGCTACGGCTTCGCCGGGATCAAGGTGCTGGTCGATCTCGTGGGGCCATCCCGCACCAGCGAGATCCTGCTGACGGCGCGGCGGTTCACGGCCGCCGAGGCGCACCACATGGGGCTCATCGACCGGGTCACGACCGTCGATGAGCTGGAGGGCGCCGTCCGCGACCTGGCGGGAAGAATGGCTGCGAACGCCCCGTTGACGCTCCGGGCCGCCAAGCGCGCGATCAAGGAAGCCACGAAGGACCCGGAACGCCGCGACCTGGACCGCGTGAAGCAACTCGTCGAGGCCTGCTTCCGCTCCGAGGACTACGTCGAGGGCCGGAAGGCGTT
Protein-coding regions in this window:
- a CDS encoding enoyl-CoA hydratase: MSATAEGTVVDLPTPKILAEIQDGVGWLTYNNPERRNALSFEMQVAQAEVLHRFQEDDAVRVVVLRGAGDRAFVSGADISEFEKLRTTVEARERYDRAGRETGMAFAALEKPLIAMIRGYCLGGGLATALNADLRIASEDSLFGIPAGRLGVGYGFAGIKVLVDLVGPSRTSEILLTARRFTAAEAHHMGLIDRVTTVDELEGAVRDLAGRMAANAPLTLRAAKRAIKEATKDPERRDLDRVKQLVEACFRSEDYVEGRKAFLEKRPPRFQGR